The Bacteroidales bacterium genome has a window encoding:
- the hemW gene encoding radical SAM family heme chaperone HemW, with product MAGLYIHIPYCRQKCRYCNFYSLASRKYRELLPELLQQEMKLQKDYLAGENLQTIYIGGGTPTVYPAPIIVGIIETATKQFQADAFAEITIEANPDDLLPEYLQQLRQTPVNRLSIGIQSFHDDDLHYLNRNHSAANAHQAIRNSLAAGYDNMSVDLIYGIPGLTDKKWIENIKTVLDYQIPHISAYALTVEPGTALDKLISRQKLPPVEEQQAADQFVILMEMMDTAGYKHYEISNFSKPGQYARHNTNYWMGVPYLGVGPSAHSFDGCSRQWNVSNLEAWLQGIRNQEPDFEREVLSPTQQLNEYVMTSLRTMWGIDLQNIESRFGAGFRQMVLQQAIPFQNKCMVSIQNNIITLTQRGKLFADGIASDLFVEEGE from the coding sequence ATGGCCGGGCTTTACATTCATATTCCCTATTGCCGGCAAAAATGTCGTTATTGCAATTTTTACTCCCTGGCGAGCCGCAAATATCGCGAGCTTTTGCCGGAGCTGCTCCAGCAAGAGATGAAGCTGCAAAAAGATTATCTGGCGGGCGAAAATTTGCAAACTATCTACATCGGTGGCGGCACTCCGACGGTATATCCTGCACCAATCATTGTGGGAATTATTGAAACTGCAACAAAGCAATTTCAAGCCGATGCCTTTGCAGAGATTACCATCGAAGCAAACCCCGACGACCTGTTGCCGGAATATTTACAGCAACTCCGGCAAACGCCTGTCAACCGTCTGAGCATCGGCATACAATCTTTCCACGACGATGATCTTCATTATCTCAACAGAAATCATTCTGCGGCCAACGCGCATCAGGCAATTCGCAACTCCCTGGCAGCAGGTTACGACAATATGAGTGTCGATCTGATTTATGGTATCCCCGGACTGACCGACAAAAAATGGATTGAAAACATTAAAACAGTTTTGGATTATCAAATCCCGCATATTTCGGCTTACGCGCTCACAGTGGAGCCGGGTACTGCCCTCGACAAGCTCATCAGCCGGCAAAAATTGCCACCGGTAGAAGAGCAGCAGGCTGCCGATCAGTTTGTGATATTGATGGAGATGATGGACACCGCCGGCTACAAGCATTACGAAATCTCTAACTTCAGCAAGCCCGGGCAATATGCGCGTCACAATACCAACTACTGGATGGGCGTGCCTTACCTGGGAGTTGGGCCGTCTGCACACTCTTTCGACGGATGCTCCCGCCAATGGAATGTTTCCAATCTCGAAGCCTGGCTGCAGGGCATCCGCAACCAGGAACCTGACTTTGAACGGGAGGTGCTTTCACCAACGCAGCAGCTTAACGAATATGTGATGACCTCGCTGCGCACGATGTGGGGCATCGATTTGCAAAATATAGAATCACGTTTTGGGGCAGGCTTTCGCCAAATGGTGCTACAGCAGGCCATTCCGTTTCAAAATAAGTGTATGGTTTCCATCCAAAATAACATCATCACCCTGACACAGCGCGGCAAGCTCTTCGCCGACGGCATCGCTTCGGATTTATTTGTTGAAGAAGGGGAATAA